TCCGCAAACTGCCCCTCTCCAACAAGGGCGATTTGCGGGAGGTCTATCCGCTGGGCCTGCAGGCAGTGCCGGACGAAGAGGTGGTGCGCATCCACTCCTCCTCCGGCACCACGGGGCAGCCCATCATCATCCCCTACACCGCAAACGATGTGGACGTATGGGGCGAGATGTTCAAGCGCTGCTATGAGGTAGCGGGCATCACCCGGCAGGATCGCATCCAGATCACCCCGGGTTATGGGCTGTGGACCGCGGGCATCGGCTTTCAAAACGGCTGCGAGAAGCTGGGGGCCATGGCCATCCCCATGGGGCCGGGCAACACCGAAAAGCAGCTCAAGATGATGGTGGACCTGAAAAGCACCGTGCTGGCCAGCACCTCCTCTTACGCGCTGCTGCTGGCCGAGCAGGTGCAAGCCCGCGGCATGAAGGATCATATCTGCCTGCGCAAGGGCATCATCGGCTCCGAGCGCTGGGGCGATAAGATGCGCGCCCGCATCGTAAACGAGCTGGGCATCGAGATCTACGACATTTACGGGCTGACCGAGGTATACGGCCCCGGCATCTCCATCGATTGCTCTTTGCATAGCGGCCTGCACTATTGGGACGATTACCTCTATTTTGAGATCATCGATCCCCAGACGCTGGAGCCGGTACCGGATGGCAAATACGGCGAGCTGGTCATCACCACCCTGTGCAAAGAGGGCGCGCCGCTGATCCGCTACCGCACCCATGATATGACCCGTCTGCTGCCGGGGCAGTGCCCCTGCGGGCTGCCCTATCCCCGGCACGACAGGATCATCGGCCGCACGGACGATATGATCAAAGTCAAGGGCGTCAACATCTACCCCGGGCAGATCGATGAGCTGCTGCGGGATGTGGAAGGCGTTTCCAGCGAATATCAGGTGTTTGTGGATCATGTAAACGGCCGGGATGAGATGCTGCTCAATTTTGAGATGGATCCCGGCGTGGTGGCCGAAAGCCTGGAGCAGCAGGTCATCCACTTTTTCAAGAGCCGCATCGGCATTAAGATCAGCGCCCGCGGCCACGCCATCGGCGAGCTGCCCCGCAGCGAGAAAAAGAGCGTGCGCATTATCGACAGGCGGTATGAATAGGCGCAAAATTGCAGCTAAGCAAAAGCCCCGGCAAAATGCCGGGGCCTTTTTGCGTCTTGCGCTTATTGCTTACGGGATTCCAGCAGCGCCTGGGCCTGTTCCGGTGAGCCTTTGACAAAGCCCGTTTTATCCAGCAGCACTGCCACATTGCCCTCAAACTCGGCAATGATCAATCGCTCGGTTCCGTACACCCGCTTGACGTTGGCATACTGCAGGCGCGCCCGGGCGCCGTTGCTGGAGAGTACCTCCACCTCGTCCGCATAAAAATAAGTGGTCTTTCGGATCGGCTTGCCGCTGTTGAGCGCCAGCATCTGCTTATAGCCCCGCTTGGCCATCACCCGCGGGAAGAGCGCGCACACCCATACGAACACGAAAATGCCGATCAGCAAAAAGAATACCGCCTCGAGGATGGATGCTGTGCTGCCCATCGCGATGCCCAGCCCCATCAGCAGGGAGGCCGCTACGATCAATATCCCGCCCAGGATATAGCAAAGCCATTTGTACCAGCCCTTTACGCTTTTGCGCACGGCCTGGCCATACAGCTCGGCCGTAAGATCGCATACGTTTTCAGCCAAAATTTCCACTGTCGCATCACCTTCCTTTACCGCCTTATCTTACCACCGATCTGCGGATTTGAAAAGCGAGCGCATGCGCCTTAAAAATGCGCTTCCCCCTGGCGCTCCTTTTCGGTATACATGCTGTACAGCTCAAAATACAGCCCCTGGCGCGCCATCAGCTCCTCATGGGTGCCCCGCTCGGCAATACCATCCTCCGTCAGCACCAGGATCAGCGTTGCGTTGCGGATGGTGGTCAGCCGGTGGGCAATGGTAAAGGTGGTGCGGCCCTTGGCCAACTCCTCCAGCGAGCGCTGCACCAGCCGCTCGCTCTCATTATCAAGGGCGCTGGTGGCCTCGTCCAGGATCAATACCGGCGGATTTTTGAGGAATACCCGGGCGATGGAAATGCGCTGCTTTTGCCCGCCGCTAAGCCTTACGCCCCGCTCGCCCACATCGGTGTCATACCCCTGGGAAAGCTGGGTGATAAACTCGTGCGCGCCGGCCTGCTTGGCCGCGCGGATCACGTCCTCCCGGCTGGCGCCCGGCCTGCCGTAGGCGATATTATCGTAGACCGAGCCGGCAAACAGATAGACCTCCTGCTGCACCACGCCGATCTGCGCCCGCAGGGATTGCAGGGTTACGTCTCGCACATCCTGCCCATCGATCAGCACGCGCCCGCCCGTTACATCGTAAAACCGGGGGATCAGGTTGCAAAGCGTGGTCTTGCCTCCGCCGGAAGGGCCTACCAGCGCCACATTTTCGCCCGGGGAGACCTGAAGGACGATGTCCTTTAACACCATCTCCTCCTCGCCGACATAGTGGAAGCTGACATGGTCAAAGGCGATAGCCCCCTTGACCTGCCCCAGCGCCCGCGCGCCCGGCTTATCCTCGATATCCACCGGCGCGTCCATGATCTCCAAAAAGCGCTCGATCCCCGTCATGCCCCGCTGGAACTGCTCGGTAAACTCCACGATGCGGCGGATGGAGGTGAGCAGGGTCGTGACGTAAAGCAGATAGGCCATAAAATCCGCCGCCGTGATCTTGCCATAGATCATAAACAGCGCGCCGGCCACCACCACGGTGATGTACATCAGCCCATCGAACAGCCGCGTGCTGGATTGGAACAGCGCCATGTAGCGGTACATCTGCTTTTTGATATTTAAAAAGCCCTGGTTCCCCTCCCGGAACTTTTCCTTCTCCAGCTCCTCGTTCGTGAAGGATTTGACCACCCGCACGCCCAGCAGGCTGTCCTCCACCTGGGCGTTGAGCTCGCCGATCTGGTTGCGCGAGCGCTTAAAGGCCCGGCGCATCCGCTTGTTAAAGAACATGGCCGCCAAGAGCATCAGCGGCAGCACCGCAAAGATGATCAGCGTCAGCGGCATGTAGATCGAGCCCAGAATAGCGAAGGATACCGCGATCTTAAGCCCGGCGATAAAGAACTCCTCCGGGCAGTGGTGGGCAAACTCCGTCACGTCGAACAGGTCGCTGGTAATGCGGGCCATGATCTGGCCGATCTTGGTATGGTCATAATAATTGTAGGACAGCCTTTGCAGGTGGCCAAAAAGATCCCGGCGCATATCGGTCTCAATGCGCGCGCCCATCACGTGCCCCACCGAGGCCATGTAGTAGTTGGCCACGGTATCGATAATGCGCAGCACCAGATACAGCGCCCCCACCGACAGGATGACCTGCACCGTCAGGCTGGCCATATCCTCCATCCCCTTGCCGGTAATAAAGCGCACGATCAGCGGCAGCACCAGCTCGCATACCGTGGTCAGCGAGGCGCAGAACAGATCCAGCACCAGCACCCATTTGTACTTTTTAAAATACGGCGCAAACCGGCGGATCAGCTCCGAAGTCTTGCGCGTCGCGTTGCCCGTAGTATCCATGGTATTTCCTCCCCCTCTAAGTCCATTTGCGCGCCCTTCTAAAGCAGCGCGGTCTGCTCGGCATGGTAGCCGCTGCGGTATTGTCTAACGATCTCATCCATGCGGTAGGCGATGCCCGCCGCATCGCATTGCTTTTTAAAAAACTGCCACAGTGTCTTTGCACGCGGGCTGGCGCACTCATACTGAGCGCCGAACCGGCGCACATACCGGCCGCGCAGGCCGGGAAAGCGCGCGTCCAGCTGCGCGTAATAATACTCGCGCTGGCCCTGGCGCAGGGTCATGCCAAAGGCGGGATAGATAAAGTTGGCCCCTGCCTGCGCCGCCAGGGAAATGATGGTACCGATATTCTCCTGGTTATCCTCTATAAAGGGCAGCACCGGCATCAGCAAGATCCCCGCGTACAGCCCCGCCTGGCGCAGCGCATGCAGCGCCTCAAAGCGCGCGCAAGACGGCGGCGCGCCCGGCTCTACCTTTTGCGAAAGCGCGTCGTCCGCCGCGGTGATCGTCAGCTTGCACAGCACCGGCGCGTGCGCCCTAATTTGCTGCAAAAGGGGAATGTCCCGTACGATCAGTGTCCCTTTGGTAGCGATGGCCACGCCAAAGCGCCGCCGCGCCAATATCTCCAACGCACCGCGAGTCAACTGTTCCTGTTTTTCATAAGGATTATACGGGTCGCTCATCGATCCGGTGGCGACCACGCCCTTTTTCTGCTTAGCGGCCAGCTCCCGATCGATCAGCCAGAGCGCATCCCGCTTGGCGCGCACGGTATCGAACCGCTCGATCCCGTAACAGGCGCTGCGGCTGTCGCAATAGATGCAGCCGTGGTTGCACCCCCGGTAGATATTCATGTTGTAATCTACGCCGAACCATGCGGGGCTTTGTGCCCGCGAAATGATACTTTTGGCGGCGATCTTCTCCAAAAGGCGCCTCTCTCCTCCCAAGCGGCAGTATATTTATTATACCGCCTAGGCTATGTTGGTGCAAGGCACGACTAACCCAGAATCTGTTCTTGGCGCTTTTTCGGCAGCTTGTGCAGCACCAGCGTATATGCCGTATCCAGCCGCTGTTTGATCACCGTATCCGGCACAGAGCCATCTAAACGAATCGAGATCCAGTGCTTTTTATCGCAGTAATACCCGGGCTGAATGCCGGGATATTCGCCCTGCAGCAGCAAGCTGACCTCCGGCTCGCACTTGAGCGAAACGATAGGCTGACCCGCCTTGTTTTTGCACAGCGCGGCAAACAGCTTTTCCCCGATCTTGTACCGCTCCCACTGCCACTCCACCTTAAAATCCCATGTCACGCCCTTTTTGGCCTTGAGATAATCCGGTATCCAGGTATAATCCGCCGCCAAGATCCGCAGATAGACGCAAAGTCCGCCCGCAAGCCCCTCGATGGGCAGCACTTCGTGCAGGATAAAGCCATTTCTCTCCAGCGCCCTGCGGCTGGCGGTATTGCCGGCTGCCACGTGCGCCGCCAACTGAGCGATGCCCGCCCGGGCGGCATAACCTATAGCCCAGGCGAATACCTCGCCGGCGCAGCCCTTTCCCCACCAACTTGGCGCGAGAAAGATGCTGATATCCCGCCGGCCCGGGACCTTGGCCTCTTTCAGTGCAAATACGCCTATAAAGTCTCCGCCTTCCCGCTCCCGCAGGGCAAACCCCTGGCCAGCGCCTGCGTTATACTGCTCGATCAACGCCCGGGCCTGTTCCAAATCTGTATGGGCGCTAAAGGCCATGTACCGCGCCACCTGGGCGTTCCCAGTCAAGGCGTATACATCCTGCGCATCCTCCTGCCGCAGGGAGCAAAAGGCAAACCGCGCGGAGAACAGCTCATAATGTTCCACCGTTACACCCTCTTTTCACCTTAGATCCCTTCAAGTATAGCATATTTCGCCGCATATCCGTGCCGGGATAGCCTTTTTCTCCCCGCTTTTTCGCCCCTACTTGACAGATTTATCATCCGAATATATCTTATGTATATATACGTTATTTATACATACAATCATCTCAAAACACGTTTTACGCTTTTGTTTGCGTTTTCCCCAGTTTCTGATTTTTCATGCCCCATCTTTAAGCCTCGTTCTCCAACAGCGGCGTGCTGTTCATAACATATCGAGAGAGGGAGTTAACATGTTCCGAAAGATCCTATGCGCACTGCTCACGTTTCTCTTGGCCCTGGTGTTGCTAGTCCCCAGCGGGCTGGCCCACTCCGGCAGGACCGATGCCAACGGCGGCCACCATGACCGTAAAAACGGCGGCTACCACTATCACCACGGCCACCCGGCGCACGACCACCCCGGCGGCGTATGCCCCTACGGGGATTACGGTTCCTCCAGCGGAGGCTCCGGCAGTTCGGGCGGTAATTCGGGCAGCTCATCCAATTCCAGCAAGCAGGGCACGTCCTCCGGCAGTACAAAGTCCAAAGCTACCCCCAAGGCAACGCCGGTCCCCACGCCCGCGCCTACCCCCGAGCCTACGCCCACCCCCACGCCTTCGCCTACACCTACACCTACTCCCACGCCCACACCCTCGCCCAGCCCTACGCCCACACCAGCCGCATCTCAATCGCCAACGATGGCGCTTTTATCCGCATCCGCCAATGTGGATGGCGCCTCTGGCAATGGCGCTGGCGCAGCCGTTGTGATCTTGCTGATCCTGGCCGCTGGCGCCGGTGGCGGCTACTGGTTCTACCGGCATAAAAAGGGCCATAACGGTTAACAACATAAAAAAAGCGGGGCCGCTGCGCCCCGCTTTTTATTTGATTGTTCAGGCCTCATGGATCTCCAGCGGCAAGCCATCCGGATCCATAAAAAAAGTAAACCGCCCGCCGCTGTATTCATCCTCGCGTACCGGCTCGCAGCAGATGCCTTTTGCTGATAATTCTTTCACCGTCTGCGCCACATCCCTTACGCAAAAACACAGGTGCCGCAAACCCCTGGCCTCCGGGTAAGTTGGCCGCGGCGGGGCTTTGGGAAAGGCGAACAGCTCAATGGCGCAGTTGCCTGCCCTCAGATCCAGCTTATAGCTATCCCGGCCTTTTTGATAGTGTTCGCCCAAAACTTCAAAGCCCAACAGGTCTACGTAAAAATGGCGCGAGGCCTGATAGTCCGACGCGATGATCGCGACATGATGCACGCCCTCAAACAACATCGTTTCCTCCTAAAAAAGAGCCGGCAGTTTTTGCCGGCTCTTACTCATGCAATAAAGCGCGATACTACTCGACCTTTGCGCCGCAGGAACCGCAGAACTTGGCCCCCGGCACCAGCGCGCTGCCGCAATGGATACAAAACGCGGGCTGTGCGTCCGGCTCGGGTTCGGGCTGCGGGACGGTTTCTGCCGCAGGCGCATCCACCGCCGGGGCGGGCTCTGCCGCAGGCGCAGCTGCCTCTTTCTCTGGCTGTACGGGCACTTCGGTCACGACTTCTTCGGCAGGGGGTACTGTTTCCTCCCCCAGTTGCGGGGCCGTATCCGGCACGGCCGCTTCGGCCGGCGCAACGCCTTCAGCCTGCGTCTGCTCTACAGGTGCCTCAGCTTCGCCAGCACCCTCGGGCCTATCCTGCACTTCTGTGGCCAGCGGCACATCCCCTTCTGCGGGCATGCCTGCGGGTGCGTTCCCCGCGGGCTGCGGGCGGCCATAATCAGGCTCGGCCATTACCGCACCTACAAAGAACGCCAGCGAGGCCGCAAAGGCCAACCAGGCCGCTACGTTAAAATAGCGAAAACCCATCACCAGCAGGATGGCGATCGTCACCGGTATGGCCACGGCGCTCAGGCTGCACATCAACTTATTATAGTTGCGCGTAAACAGGCACACGACCGGGTATGCCAGAAAGACCAGCACCAGAAAGCGGAACATGTTGCACACGCTGGCCATCGCCGCGCCGCTGTAATGATTGGCCCCTTTTCCAAAGGCGCCCAGAATATCCTCCAGATCCGCGCCGCTGTAGCTATAGCTGCCATAGCGGGAAAGCCCGCTGGACATATCGGAAAGGTTTATCGTGTACCATGGTATGAATGTGCAGATCAGCAGTACAATGCCTGCGATAAACATGATATTTTTACCCAGTGACCATTTGCTGTAGAGCGTCATCGCCTGTTTCCTCCTTATTCGGGCCGCACGCGGGTGCCGCACTGTACGCAAAAGGCGGAGTCTTCCATCAGCTGTGCGCCGCAGTTGGGGCATACGTCCGCCGCCTCGGCCTGCGCCTGTGCATCCTCGGGCTGGGGCACCTCGTTTTTATGCCCGCAGTTGGGGCAAAAAGCCACGTCGTCGCCGATCTCCTTACCGCACCCCGGGCAAAGGCGCACGCCTTTTATCTCCCTGATCTGCTCACGCGTCTGGGTGATGCGCTGCCGGGCGCTTTCCACCTGGCCAAACAGCTCTTCAAACGCCGGTTCCACCGGGCCATCGCAATGGCTTTCATAATAAGCCTTGCCGATCTTAAAATACAGCTCGTTGATCGTCTTTTCCTCCGCGCTGATCTGCGCGCTCAGCTTGGTCACATCCGTTAAGTCCTTCGCCTTTTGCGCCACTTCTTTACTCTTGCTGGAGATCGTCTCGCCCAACTTGTCAAAAAAAGCCATATTCCGCACTCCCTTATATTTGATGCCCGGGGTTGTCCCGGTCAATAAATCATCCTATTCTAAATATACTCAAATTAGGACAAAATGCAAGAATATCTGTGTAAACAAACCGTGAACGCCACTTTACGCCCATTCGGCCCGTGCCGGGCGGGAAATTTTACTTGACAAACCGCGCGCTGCAGGTCTACAATGCCACTAAACAGATGTGCCATTCCATTTGAAAAAGAGGTTTGTATTGATGAACAATGCCGTTTGGGCAACGAAATACGGATATTATTATTACCTGTTTACCGATTGGGGCAGGTCCGTTTTTGTTGTCTAAAGTGTAGCGCAGGCATAAGGATATTTCGATAAAGCGCAGCCTTTGATAACAAAGGCTGCTTTTTTAATTCTTATTTTACCTAAAGGAGCGGATGAACATGATCGTCATACTGAAAAAGGATGCACAAAAAGCCAAGATCGATTCTCTTTTGCATACCATCGACGCCTGGGGCCTGAAGGCTAATTACTCCAAAGGCGATGAAACCACCATCATCGGCCTGATCGGCGATACCTCCAAGGTGGATACCGATTCTCTTTTGGCCAACGAGATCGTTTCCGACGTGCGCCGCATCTCCGAGCCCTACAAGGCCGCCAACCGCCGCTTCCATCCTGAGGATACGGTGGTCGATGTGGGTGGCGTCAAGATCGGTCAGGGCTTTTTCAGCGTTATCGCCGGGCCCTGCTCTATTGAGAGCGAGGCGCAGCTGACCACCATCGCCAAAAGCGTCAAACAAAGCGGCGCGGCTTTCCTGCGCGGCGGCGCATTTAAGCCCCGCACCTCCCCCTACTCCTTTCAGGGCATGGAGAACGATGGGCTAAAGCTGCTGCTGGCCGCCAAAAAGATGACCGGGCTGCCCATCGTCACCGAGATCATGAGCGAGACCCAGATCGAAGATTTTGAGGATGTGGACGTCTTGCAGGTGGGCGCGCGCAATATGCAAAACTTCCGCCTGCTCAAAGAGCTGGGCAAGACCCGCAAACCCATCCTGCTCAAGCGCGGCCTCTCCAGCACCATTGAGGAATTTTTAATGAGCGCGGAATACATCATGGCCGGCGGCAACCCCAACGTGATCCTGTGCGAACGGGGCATCCGCACCTTTGAGACCATGGTGCGCAATACCCTGGACATCTCCGCCGTGCCGCTGCTCAAGCGCCAGAGCCACCTGCCGGTGGTGATCGACCCCAGCCACGCCGCCGGCATCGCCTGGATGGTCGAACCCTTAAGCCGCGCCGCCATCGCCGCCGGGGCGGACGGATTGATGATCGAGGTACACAATAACCCAAAAGAGGCGAAATGCGACGGCGCCCAGTCCCTCACGCCGGAGAGCTTTGACGCCCTGATGGGGCAGGTGGCCGCCCGGGCGGCATTTGAGGGCAAGGTCATGTCCCGCCATGGCTAAAGCCTGAGCTTGCGGCGCAAAACGCGCATATCCCGGCAGGGAAAGCAAGGCTTCCCGGTCCCGGCAGCGTTATCCTTAAATCAGGCGGCCATGCCGCACTAAAGTGACGGGAGGTGATGGCAGATGGAGTGGATAAAGCGGCTCAACGCATCGATCGATTATATCGAGCGTCATTTGGAAGGCAGGGTGGATTACCAGCAGGCGGCGCAGATTGCCTGCTGCTCCGTTTTCCACTATCAAAGAATGTTCTCCTACATCGCGGACATTCCTTTAGGCGAATATATCCGTCGCAGGCGCATGACGCTGGCCGCCTTTGCCCTGCAGCAGGAGCGGGGCGAAAAGGTGATCGACATCGCGCTGCGTTACGGGTACGATTCGCCCACCGCCTTTTCACGGGCGTTTAAGGCCGTACACGGCGTTTCACCCTCCCGGGCGCGGGAAAAGGGCGTGCGGCTTTCCGCCTATCCGCGCATCGCCTTTCACGTGACGATTAAAGGAGAGGTTCAAATGGAGTACAGGATCGTGGAAAAAGAAGCGTTCAGGATCGTGGGCGTAAAGCGGCATTATAACCTGGCCGTTGCGCAGGAGGCCGATACAGGCATCCCGGCTTTCTGGAGCGAGGCGGGCGGGGTTATCCCCAAGCTGTGCGAGTTGATGGATCGCTCGCCCGAGGGCATCCTTGGCGTATGCACCTGTATGGATGGCAGCGACTTTGACTATTATATCGCCACCGCTACCACTAAGGAGGCGCCCGAGGGTATGGCCCAATACGAAATACCCGCCTGCACCTGGGCGATTTTCCCCTGTGTGGGCCCTATGCCCGGGGCGATACAGCGCCTGCAAAAGCGCATCGCTTCCGAATGGCTGCCCACCTCCGGCTATACATATGCCGATGCGCCGGATATCGAATGCTATACAGATGGCGATATGTCCGCGCCGGATTACCGCTGCGAGGTCTGGCTGCCGGTAGTCAAAAAATAGGCTATGAAGCAAAACCTCCGCCCTTTTGGCGGAGGTTTTTTCTATTACTCACCGTAACCCCATTGCTTTGCCTGCGCGATGCGGCGCGCCGTCGGTACCCTTTGCGCGGGTAACAATTAAATGCCTCCTTTCATACCCTAATGAGGACGAAAGGGGGCCAAAAAGTGCATATCTTCTCCATCTTACTGGTTGGGATCGTGACGAATCTGGATAATCTGGTGCTGGGCGCGGCCTTCGGGCTCAAGCGCCGGCATATCCCAATAGGCGCCAACGCCATTATCGCCCTGCTCTCCGGGCTGGTCACCTGGGTATTCGGGCATCTCTCCTTCCTGCTGGCACAGCTGGGGCGCTGGCCCAACTACCTGGGCGGCGCCCTTTTGATCCTGCTGGGGCTATGGTCCATGCGGCCCGGGCCCCAAAAGCAGGAGGAACCCGAAAGCTGCACTTGCACGCCTCCCTCCCAGCGCATTGCCCCGGGCCAAGCCCTCATGCTGGGCGCGGCGCTGGCCGTCAATTGCCTGCCGGTGGCGCTGGGCGCCGGGCTTACCGGCATCGCCGCGCTGCCCACCGGCCTGTGCGTTGCCATCTTTAGCTTCCTCTCCGTGGGCGCGGGCAATTACCTGGGGTTACATACCGGCCTTCGCCTGCGGGAGGACCGTCTGAACCGTCTTTCCGGCTTGGGCATGGCCGCCTTAGGCATTCTGGAGATGTTCGTTTAGGCCGCATCAGGCCATGTACAGGCCGATCAGC
Above is a genomic segment from Luoshenia tenuis containing:
- a CDS encoding phenylacetate--CoA ligase family protein; translated protein: MTELQFKKFKKQLDYVLKNSPFYQKMFAGIEAADIKTPEDIRKLPLSNKGDLREVYPLGLQAVPDEEVVRIHSSSGTTGQPIIIPYTANDVDVWGEMFKRCYEVAGITRQDRIQITPGYGLWTAGIGFQNGCEKLGAMAIPMGPGNTEKQLKMMVDLKSTVLASTSSYALLLAEQVQARGMKDHICLRKGIIGSERWGDKMRARIVNELGIEIYDIYGLTEVYGPGISIDCSLHSGLHYWDDYLYFEIIDPQTLEPVPDGKYGELVITTLCKEGAPLIRYRTHDMTRLLPGQCPCGLPYPRHDRIIGRTDDMIKVKGVNIYPGQIDELLRDVEGVSSEYQVFVDHVNGRDEMLLNFEMDPGVVAESLEQQVIHFFKSRIGIKISARGHAIGELPRSEKKSVRIIDRRYE
- a CDS encoding ABC transporter ATP-binding protein — encoded protein: MDTTGNATRKTSELIRRFAPYFKKYKWVLVLDLFCASLTTVCELVLPLIVRFITGKGMEDMASLTVQVILSVGALYLVLRIIDTVANYYMASVGHVMGARIETDMRRDLFGHLQRLSYNYYDHTKIGQIMARITSDLFDVTEFAHHCPEEFFIAGLKIAVSFAILGSIYMPLTLIIFAVLPLMLLAAMFFNKRMRRAFKRSRNQIGELNAQVEDSLLGVRVVKSFTNEELEKEKFREGNQGFLNIKKQMYRYMALFQSSTRLFDGLMYITVVVAGALFMIYGKITAADFMAYLLYVTTLLTSIRRIVEFTEQFQRGMTGIERFLEIMDAPVDIEDKPGARALGQVKGAIAFDHVSFHYVGEEEMVLKDIVLQVSPGENVALVGPSGGGKTTLCNLIPRFYDVTGGRVLIDGQDVRDVTLQSLRAQIGVVQQEVYLFAGSVYDNIAYGRPGASREDVIRAAKQAGAHEFITQLSQGYDTDVGERGVRLSGGQKQRISIARVFLKNPPVLILDEATSALDNESERLVQRSLEELAKGRTTFTIAHRLTTIRNATLILVLTEDGIAERGTHEELMARQGLYFELYSMYTEKERQGEAHF
- a CDS encoding SPL family radical SAM protein, producing MEKIAAKSIISRAQSPAWFGVDYNMNIYRGCNHGCIYCDSRSACYGIERFDTVRAKRDALWLIDRELAAKQKKGVVATGSMSDPYNPYEKQEQLTRGALEILARRRFGVAIATKGTLIVRDIPLLQQIRAHAPVLCKLTITAADDALSQKVEPGAPPSCARFEALHALRQAGLYAGILLMPVLPFIEDNQENIGTIISLAAQAGANFIYPAFGMTLRQGQREYYYAQLDARFPGLRGRYVRRFGAQYECASPRAKTLWQFFKKQCDAAGIAYRMDEIVRQYRSGYHAEQTALL
- a CDS encoding GNAT family N-acetyltransferase; translated protein: MEHYELFSARFAFCSLRQEDAQDVYALTGNAQVARYMAFSAHTDLEQARALIEQYNAGAGQGFALREREGGDFIGVFALKEAKVPGRRDISIFLAPSWWGKGCAGEVFAWAIGYAARAGIAQLAAHVAAGNTASRRALERNGFILHEVLPIEGLAGGLCVYLRILAADYTWIPDYLKAKKGVTWDFKVEWQWERYKIGEKLFAALCKNKAGQPIVSLKCEPEVSLLLQGEYPGIQPGYYCDKKHWISIRLDGSVPDTVIKQRLDTAYTLVLHKLPKKRQEQILG
- a CDS encoding YHYH domain-containing protein, which translates into the protein MFRKILCALLTFLLALVLLVPSGLAHSGRTDANGGHHDRKNGGYHYHHGHPAHDHPGGVCPYGDYGSSSGGSGSSGGNSGSSSNSSKQGTSSGSTKSKATPKATPVPTPAPTPEPTPTPTPSPTPTPTPTPTPSPSPTPTPAASQSPTMALLSASANVDGASGNGAGAAVVILLILAAGAGGGYWFYRHKKGHNG
- the gloA2 gene encoding SMU1112c/YaeR family gloxylase I-like metalloprotein, producing MLFEGVHHVAIIASDYQASRHFYVDLLGFEVLGEHYQKGRDSYKLDLRAGNCAIELFAFPKAPPRPTYPEARGLRHLCFCVRDVAQTVKELSAKGICCEPVREDEYSGGRFTFFMDPDGLPLEIHEA
- a CDS encoding zinc ribbon domain-containing protein, which encodes MTLYSKWSLGKNIMFIAGIVLLICTFIPWYTINLSDMSSGLSRYGSYSYSGADLEDILGAFGKGANHYSGAAMASVCNMFRFLVLVFLAYPVVCLFTRNYNKLMCSLSAVAIPVTIAILLVMGFRYFNVAAWLAFAASLAFFVGAVMAEPDYGRPQPAGNAPAGMPAEGDVPLATEVQDRPEGAGEAEAPVEQTQAEGVAPAEAAVPDTAPQLGEETVPPAEEVVTEVPVQPEKEAAAPAAEPAPAVDAPAAETVPQPEPEPDAQPAFCIHCGSALVPGAKFCGSCGAKVE
- a CDS encoding zinc ribbon domain-containing protein, translating into MAFFDKLGETISSKSKEVAQKAKDLTDVTKLSAQISAEEKTINELYFKIGKAYYESHCDGPVEPAFEELFGQVESARQRITQTREQIREIKGVRLCPGCGKEIGDDVAFCPNCGHKNEVPQPEDAQAQAEAADVCPNCGAQLMEDSAFCVQCGTRVRPE
- the aroF gene encoding 3-deoxy-7-phosphoheptulonate synthase; amino-acid sequence: MIVILKKDAQKAKIDSLLHTIDAWGLKANYSKGDETTIIGLIGDTSKVDTDSLLANEIVSDVRRISEPYKAANRRFHPEDTVVDVGGVKIGQGFFSVIAGPCSIESEAQLTTIAKSVKQSGAAFLRGGAFKPRTSPYSFQGMENDGLKLLLAAKKMTGLPIVTEIMSETQIEDFEDVDVLQVGARNMQNFRLLKELGKTRKPILLKRGLSSTIEEFLMSAEYIMAGGNPNVILCERGIRTFETMVRNTLDISAVPLLKRQSHLPVVIDPSHAAGIAWMVEPLSRAAIAAGADGLMIEVHNNPKEAKCDGAQSLTPESFDALMGQVAARAAFEGKVMSRHG
- a CDS encoding AraC family transcriptional regulator — encoded protein: MEWIKRLNASIDYIERHLEGRVDYQQAAQIACCSVFHYQRMFSYIADIPLGEYIRRRRMTLAAFALQQERGEKVIDIALRYGYDSPTAFSRAFKAVHGVSPSRAREKGVRLSAYPRIAFHVTIKGEVQMEYRIVEKEAFRIVGVKRHYNLAVAQEADTGIPAFWSEAGGVIPKLCELMDRSPEGILGVCTCMDGSDFDYYIATATTKEAPEGMAQYEIPACTWAIFPCVGPMPGAIQRLQKRIASEWLPTSGYTYADAPDIECYTDGDMSAPDYRCEVWLPVVKK
- a CDS encoding manganese efflux pump MntP, which codes for MHIFSILLVGIVTNLDNLVLGAAFGLKRRHIPIGANAIIALLSGLVTWVFGHLSFLLAQLGRWPNYLGGALLILLGLWSMRPGPQKQEEPESCTCTPPSQRIAPGQALMLGAALAVNCLPVALGAGLTGIAALPTGLCVAIFSFLSVGAGNYLGLHTGLRLREDRLNRLSGLGMAALGILEMFV